In one Bacteroidales bacterium genomic region, the following are encoded:
- the topA gene encoding type I DNA topoisomerase, whose translation MSKNLVIVESPAKAKTIERFLGKDYTVKSSFGHVRDLSKKQLGVDVANGFKPNYEIADDKKKVIAELKKLASQAEMIWLATDEDREGEAISWHLFDTLKLEEINTKRIVFHEITKSAIDHAIKNPRTIDLNLVDAQQARRVLDRLVGFELSPLLWRKVKPALSAGRVQSVAVRLIVEREEEIKSFKIAPYYRVTAEFEVTEGKKTSILKAELPQRFDTKEKAVGFLNRCMNAEFTVSDIETRPFQKSPAPPFTTSTLQQEASRKLGFSVAKTMQVAQQLYESGKITYMRTDSVNLSDLALNMAKNEVLAQFGEKYHQFRKYSTKTKGAQEAHEAIRPSYFDQNTIEGTADQKKLYSLIWKRTIASQMSNANLERTTVNIAISTQPDFFQAKGEVILFDGFLKVYLESTDDDDAEEKRGMLPALIAGQKLPLIQMDATERFTQPPTRYNEATLVKKLEELGIGRPSTYAPIISTVQKREYVFKGDDDGLSRDYKIFTLKAGKIKESSKSEKTGQTKGKLVPTDIGIVVTKFLMQYFDNIMDYQFTATVEKQFDEIALGQKVWNKMIDEFYKPFHKHVESTIEKSEKFSGERLIGTDPQTGKNIFAKIGRFGPIVQIGDTESEEKPRFSALKKGQTLDNITLDEALDLFKLPRTIGIYEEEEMVASTGRFGPYIRHRSKFYSLSKGFDPLTLDAVTAIDIIEKKRKQDSEKTILSFGDEDAVQVLNGRWGPYISYQKNNYKIPKGTDPKTLTLEDCQEIIRATGSDSKPAARKNSPATKKTTPAAGKKSPATSKTKRTAKAKK comes from the coding sequence ATGTCTAAAAACCTTGTAATTGTCGAGTCGCCGGCTAAAGCGAAAACGATTGAGCGATTTCTTGGAAAAGATTATACCGTGAAGTCCAGTTTTGGACACGTGCGCGACCTTTCCAAAAAACAACTCGGAGTGGATGTAGCCAATGGCTTTAAGCCAAACTACGAAATTGCAGATGATAAGAAGAAGGTCATTGCCGAATTAAAAAAATTGGCCTCACAAGCAGAAATGATCTGGCTGGCTACTGACGAGGACCGCGAAGGAGAAGCCATCTCGTGGCATTTGTTCGACACACTGAAACTTGAAGAAATCAATACAAAAAGGATTGTTTTTCATGAGATCACCAAATCGGCCATTGATCATGCCATTAAAAACCCCCGCACCATCGACCTCAACCTTGTCGATGCCCAGCAGGCACGCCGTGTGTTGGACCGTTTGGTAGGCTTTGAGCTTTCGCCATTACTTTGGCGAAAAGTTAAACCGGCACTTTCTGCCGGCAGGGTGCAATCAGTGGCAGTCAGGCTCATCGTTGAGCGGGAAGAAGAAATTAAAAGCTTTAAAATTGCACCTTACTATCGTGTGACTGCCGAGTTTGAAGTGACAGAAGGAAAAAAAACCAGCATCCTCAAGGCTGAACTGCCGCAGCGCTTCGATACAAAAGAGAAGGCTGTAGGTTTTCTCAATCGCTGCATGAATGCCGAGTTTACGGTAAGCGATATCGAAACCAGGCCATTTCAGAAATCACCCGCACCGCCATTTACTACTTCAACCCTACAGCAGGAAGCCAGCAGGAAACTGGGCTTTAGCGTTGCCAAAACCATGCAGGTTGCCCAGCAACTTTATGAATCGGGGAAGATCACCTACATGAGAACTGACTCTGTAAACCTCTCCGACCTTGCACTCAATATGGCAAAAAACGAAGTCCTTGCCCAGTTTGGAGAAAAATACCACCAATTCAGAAAATATTCTACAAAGACCAAAGGTGCACAGGAGGCACACGAAGCCATCCGCCCCTCGTATTTCGACCAGAACACCATTGAGGGAACCGCCGATCAGAAGAAATTGTACAGCCTGATCTGGAAACGAACCATCGCCTCCCAGATGAGCAATGCCAACCTGGAGCGTACCACTGTGAATATAGCCATTTCAACCCAGCCTGATTTTTTCCAGGCAAAAGGAGAGGTCATCCTGTTTGATGGGTTTTTGAAGGTATACCTCGAATCAACCGATGACGACGATGCAGAAGAAAAAAGAGGAATGCTCCCAGCCTTAATTGCCGGACAAAAGCTACCGCTCATCCAGATGGATGCCACTGAGCGTTTTACTCAACCGCCCACAAGGTACAACGAAGCCACCCTGGTTAAAAAACTCGAAGAACTTGGCATCGGCCGGCCATCAACTTATGCTCCGATTATCTCTACCGTGCAAAAGCGGGAATACGTCTTTAAGGGAGATGACGACGGCCTATCAAGGGATTACAAGATATTTACCCTAAAGGCGGGCAAAATCAAAGAGTCGTCGAAATCTGAAAAAACGGGCCAGACAAAAGGGAAACTCGTCCCTACCGATATCGGAATTGTTGTGACCAAGTTCCTGATGCAATATTTTGACAATATCATGGACTACCAGTTTACAGCTACCGTGGAAAAGCAATTTGATGAAATTGCCCTTGGACAAAAGGTCTGGAACAAAATGATTGATGAGTTTTATAAACCTTTCCACAAACACGTGGAAAGCACGATTGAGAAAAGTGAAAAATTCAGTGGTGAGCGTTTAATCGGAACAGACCCTCAAACCGGTAAGAATATTTTTGCCAAAATCGGCCGCTTTGGTCCCATCGTTCAGATTGGTGATACTGAAAGCGAGGAGAAACCCCGTTTTTCAGCATTGAAAAAGGGGCAGACCCTCGATAATATTACCCTTGACGAAGCCCTTGATCTTTTCAAACTTCCGCGCACTATCGGAATCTATGAAGAAGAAGAAATGGTAGCCTCAACAGGCCGGTTTGGACCTTATATTCGTCACAGGTCCAAGTTTTATTCGCTCAGCAAAGGATTTGATCCCCTGACTTTGGATGCGGTTACTGCTATTGATATCATCGAAAAGAAAAGAAAACAGGACAGCGAAAAAACCATCCTCTCATTTGGGGATGAAGACGCGGTGCAGGTGCTCAACGGTCGATGGGGCCCTTATATCAGCTACCAAAAGAACAACTATAAAATTCCAAAGGGCACCGACCCCAAAACACTGACACTTGAGGACTGTCAGGAGATCATCAGGGCAACCGGAAGTGATTCAAAACCTGCAGCCAGGAAAAATTCTCCGGCAACAAAAAAAACAACTCCTGCAGCCGGGAAGAAATCTCCTGCAACCAGTAAAACAAAAAGAACAGCCAAAGCTAAAAAATAA
- a CDS encoding inorganic pyrophosphatase encodes MSNKLMDPIGKLMGLRYKSHPWHGVEIGHEAPETITCFIEMVPTDTVKYEIDKETGYLKIDRPQKYSNVIPALYGFIPQTFCADKVASYCMEKTGRTDIVGDLDPLDICILSEKAIAHGDILVKARPIGGFRMIDGNQADDKIVAVLHNDAVYGDYKDLADCSLIVIDRLKHYFLTYKDLPGRPRDAEITHTYGIEEAHEVIRRSMQDYQQKFENLRMMLSNV; translated from the coding sequence ATGAGTAATAAACTGATGGATCCGATCGGCAAACTTATGGGGTTGCGTTACAAGTCGCATCCCTGGCATGGTGTTGAAATAGGGCATGAGGCTCCCGAAACGATCACGTGTTTCATCGAAATGGTGCCAACCGACACTGTGAAATATGAAATTGACAAGGAGACCGGCTATTTGAAGATTGATCGCCCGCAGAAGTATTCCAACGTCATTCCCGCCCTCTATGGTTTTATACCTCAAACATTTTGTGCTGATAAAGTAGCTTCTTACTGCATGGAGAAAACGGGCAGAACCGACATTGTTGGCGACCTTGATCCACTTGATATCTGCATCCTGTCAGAAAAGGCAATTGCCCATGGAGACATCCTGGTTAAAGCCCGTCCTATCGGCGGATTCAGGATGATTGACGGAAACCAGGCCGATGACAAGATCGTGGCCGTGCTGCACAACGATGCTGTTTACGGCGATTACAAAGACCTGGCGGATTGCTCACTGATCGTAATTGACCGGCTGAAACATTATTTTCTTACCTATAAAGATCTCCCCGGACGTCCACGTGATGCCGAAATCACCCATACTTACGGGATCGAAGAAGCCCATGAAGTGATCAGAAGATCGATGCAGGATTATCAGCAGAAATTCGAAAACCTTCGGATGATGCTTTCCAATGTATGA
- the rnr gene encoding ribonuclease R, producing MAKKPKPPKKDSAGKVRLGRKAIIAGVRNHFAENPFGSFNYKQIAHVMGAHDKASKNLLSEVMLELTSLGELEQLRRGKFKANPEKLSTEKGFKATITGKVDMKQTGKAYVTSPDLGEDVFIGSNHTGHALHGDEVKVRLFPRRKGHKPEGEVIEIIKRAKTNFVGTIEKSAKFAFMISESPSMPVDIFIPLSNLNNARHGEKVVVRMTEWPEHANNPFGEVVQVLGKPGDNEVEMQAILVENDFPLSFSKEVEKEVARIPIEIPEQEIKSRKDFRKITTFTIDPFDAKDFDDALSYRKLANGNHEVGVHIADVSYYVKPGTLTDKEAFERATSIYLVDRVIPMLPEKLSNNVCSLRPNEDKLCFSAVFELDDNAKIINEWFGRTIINSDRRFNYEEAQQIIESGTGDLAEEIKVLWGLASKLKDARFSKGAISFHTQEVKFKLDEKGKPIDVFIKEQKESNFLIEDFMLLANRRVAERIGRKRGTIEPKTFVYRIHDQPSPEKLNQFIQFVGKLGYKIKISSERSLAKSFNDLFEKVHGKGEENLVETLAVRTMAKAEYSTQNIGHYGLAFPFYTHFTSPIRRYPDLMVHRLLQRYLDKKPSVEITEYEEKCKHSSEMERKAQDAERSSVKYKQAEYMSDKIGQEFDSLISGVSKYGIFAEIKENKCEGMIRLQDMDDDFYYLDEENYKVVGHRHQREYKLGDPIRIRVKNIDIRKKRLDYELA from the coding sequence ATGGCAAAAAAACCAAAACCTCCAAAAAAAGATTCCGCCGGGAAAGTACGCCTTGGCAGGAAAGCAATTATTGCAGGGGTACGCAATCATTTCGCCGAAAATCCTTTTGGCTCTTTCAACTACAAGCAGATTGCACATGTAATGGGGGCACACGATAAAGCCTCCAAAAACCTGTTGAGTGAAGTGATGCTTGAACTTACTTCGCTTGGCGAACTGGAGCAGTTGCGGCGTGGCAAATTCAAAGCCAATCCGGAAAAGCTGAGTACAGAAAAAGGGTTTAAAGCCACTATTACCGGTAAGGTTGATATGAAGCAAACAGGAAAGGCCTATGTGACATCACCCGACCTGGGCGAGGATGTCTTCATCGGTTCTAACCACACCGGCCATGCACTTCATGGCGATGAGGTGAAAGTGCGTCTTTTCCCCCGCAGGAAAGGACACAAACCGGAAGGCGAAGTTATCGAAATCATCAAAAGAGCCAAAACCAATTTTGTAGGAACAATAGAAAAATCGGCCAAATTTGCTTTCATGATTTCTGAAAGTCCGTCAATGCCGGTTGATATTTTTATTCCACTGTCGAATCTGAACAACGCCAGACACGGCGAAAAAGTGGTGGTGAGAATGACCGAATGGCCCGAACATGCCAACAACCCGTTTGGCGAAGTGGTGCAGGTACTGGGTAAGCCCGGCGATAACGAAGTGGAAATGCAGGCTATCCTGGTCGAAAACGACTTCCCGCTCTCGTTTTCAAAGGAGGTGGAAAAAGAAGTAGCAAGAATACCGATCGAAATACCTGAACAGGAAATCAAAAGCCGGAAAGATTTCAGGAAGATCACTACGTTCACCATCGATCCTTTTGATGCCAAGGATTTTGATGATGCCCTATCGTATCGAAAACTTGCCAACGGCAACCATGAAGTGGGTGTTCACATTGCCGATGTTTCTTATTACGTTAAGCCCGGTACATTAACCGACAAGGAGGCGTTTGAGCGCGCCACCTCCATTTACCTGGTTGACCGGGTAATCCCAATGTTACCGGAAAAACTATCCAATAATGTATGTTCGCTCCGGCCAAATGAAGACAAGCTCTGCTTTTCGGCGGTTTTTGAACTAGACGACAACGCAAAGATTATCAATGAATGGTTTGGCCGAACCATCATCAACAGTGACAGGCGATTCAATTATGAGGAAGCACAGCAGATTATCGAAAGTGGTACGGGTGACCTGGCCGAAGAAATAAAAGTGCTCTGGGGGCTGGCATCCAAACTCAAAGATGCCCGCTTCAGCAAAGGCGCCATCAGTTTTCACACACAGGAAGTGAAATTTAAGTTGGATGAAAAGGGAAAGCCCATTGATGTTTTTATTAAAGAGCAAAAAGAATCCAATTTCCTGATCGAGGATTTCATGCTGCTGGCCAACCGTCGCGTGGCAGAGCGAATCGGGCGAAAGCGCGGTACCATCGAACCAAAGACTTTTGTGTATCGTATTCACGATCAGCCTTCACCCGAAAAACTCAACCAGTTTATCCAGTTTGTAGGGAAACTGGGCTACAAGATTAAAATCAGTTCCGAGCGAAGCCTTGCCAAATCCTTCAACGATTTGTTCGAAAAAGTACATGGCAAGGGTGAGGAAAACCTTGTGGAAACCCTTGCCGTTCGTACAATGGCCAAAGCCGAGTACTCAACACAAAATATAGGGCATTATGGGCTGGCGTTTCCTTTTTACACCCATTTCACCTCTCCTATCCGCCGTTATCCCGATCTGATGGTTCACCGGTTATTGCAGCGTTACCTCGACAAAAAACCATCGGTAGAAATTACTGAATACGAAGAGAAATGCAAGCATTCCTCCGAAATGGAACGCAAAGCACAGGATGCCGAACGGTCGTCAGTGAAATACAAACAGGCCGAATACATGTCGGACAAAATTGGTCAGGAGTTCGACAGCCTGATTTCCGGTGTGTCCAAATATGGAATTTTTGCTGAGATCAAAGAAAACAAATGCGAGGGGATGATCAGATTGCAGGATATGGATGACGATTTTTACTACCTCGACGAAGAAAACTACAAGGTAGTAGGCCACCGCCACCAGCGCGAATACAAACTCGGAGACCCGATCCGCATACGCGTCAAAAACATCGATATCCGGAAAAAACGACTTGATTACGAATTAGCCTGA